In Anas acuta chromosome 33, bAnaAcu1.1, whole genome shotgun sequence, a single window of DNA contains:
- the NOP10 gene encoding H/ACA ribonucleoprotein complex subunit 3 has protein sequence MEIHKGRGLSRTGTTTPSSPCGHSAQAPPPPLPLPPSSPPFSLLAAAAMFLQYYHNERGERVYTLKKTSPAGSPTFSAHPARFSPDDRFSRHRLVLKRRFGVLLTQQPRPLL, from the exons ATGGAAATACACAAAGGGCGGGGGTTGAGCCGCACggggactacaactcccagcagcCCTTGCGGGCACAGCGCGCAGGCGCCGCCCCCTCCACTTCCGCTTCCGCCTTCTTCTccccccttctctctcctcgccgccgccgccatgttCCTGCAGTACTACCACAACGAGCGGGGCGAGCGCGTCTACACCCTGAAG AAGACGTCCCCGGCCGGCAGCCCGACCTTCTCGGCGCACCCCGCCCGCTTCTCCCCCGACGACCGCTTCTCGCGGCACCGTCTGGTCCTCAAGCGCCGCTTCGGCGTCCTGCTCACCCAGCAGCCGCGCCCGCTGCTCTGA
- the LOC137846571 gene encoding putative cuticle collagen 91 yields the protein MAAPMAARRLLRAPWGARGAAGRKHAGAVHPGALQLPPALARAAKILLQEGGWSREQAEALRLRLWGRRPPDVCGSPGASGARKRSRSPEPEVRVTAEAARGYLVARLARDYAAAGRALSEGGAGRVGPQPAAVRLRGAQRGPEGAGGAPAPRGRSHARPRPLRPRLPPPPAPTWPPGPVGARDWSARPGGAEGAGPEGPGPAGAVGEDGGRPGAVGERDPRRAPGADGGTGGAAAGT from the exons ATGGCGGCGCCCATGGCCGCgcggcggctgctgcgggccccgtggggggcgcggggagcggcggggcgcAAG CACGCGGGGGCCGTGCACCCCggggccctgcagctgcccccggccctGGCACGGGCGGCGAagatcctgctgcaggagggag GCTGGAGCCGGGAGCAGGCGGAGGCGCTGAGGCTGCGGCTGTGGGGGCGGCGCCCCCCCG ACGTCTGTGGGTCCCCGGGGGCTTCGGGAGCCAGGAAGCGGAGCCGGAGCCCGGAGCCCGAAGTgag GGTCACGGCGGAGGCGGCTCGGGGCTACCTGGTGGCTCGGCTGGCGCGGGACTACGCGGCCGCGGGGCGGGCGCTGAGTGAG GGCGGCGCAGGGCGTGTGGGGCCGCAGCCTGCAGCAGTTCGTCTGCGTGGAGCCCAGCGAGGCCCTGAGGGAGCTGGCGGAGCGCCTGCGCCACG GGGGCGGAGCCACGCCAGGCCCCGCCCACTTCGGCCCCGTCTTCCTCCGCCCCCTGCTCCCACCTGGCCCCCAG GCCCAGTGGGAGCTCGTGATTGGTCGGCGCGCCctggaggggctgagggggcggggccagagGGCCCAGGCCCTgcgggggctgtgggggagGACGGGGGGCGTCCtg gtgctgTTGGAGAACGGGACCCGCGCCGGGCACCGGGCGCTGATGGAGGCAcgggaggagctgctgcag GGACCTGA